From the genome of Bactrocera oleae isolate idBacOlea1 chromosome 2, idBacOlea1, whole genome shotgun sequence, one region includes:
- the LOC106619188 gene encoding solute carrier family 23 member 1 — translation MELTNVKVDGDLPPISNGPSANEQSDTEKTQPKLLYAINENPPWYLGILLALQHYLTMIGAIVSIPFILTPALCMSDEDPDRGVIISTMIFVTGIVTLLQATWGVRLPIVQGGTISFLVPTLAILALPQWKCPSVEEINALEEEDRVELWQIRMRELSGAIAVSALVQVVLGYTGLVGKILRFVTPLTIVPTVSLVGLTLFEHAAETASKHWGIAVGTTAMLTLFSQIMANVPVPFPVYRKGHGIEIRNFQIFRMFPVLMTIAIMWGLCGILTATNVFEEGHPSRTDVRLKVLTNAKWFYVPYPFQFGLPSVTLSGVLGMLAGVLACTVESLSYYPTVSQMSGAHSPPLHAINRGIGTEGLGTVLAGIWGAGNGTNTFGENVGAIGVTKVGSRRVIQWASLIMIVQGVIGKFGAVFIMIPDSVVGGIFCVMFGMIIAFGLSTLQYVDLRSARNLYIIGLSIFFPMVLCKWMQEHPGAINTGNETVDSTLSVLLGTTILVGGLLGCFLDNIIPGTAEERGLIEWANEMPLGDANINDGTATDYDFPWGMETLRKWKWTYYVPFLPTYKLQKTS, via the exons ATGGAGTTGACAAATGTGAAAGTGGATGGTGATctt CCACCGATCAGCAATGGTCCTTCAGCAAATGAGCAATCTGATACAGAAAAGACACAGCCCAAACTATTATATGCGATTAACGAAAATCCGCCATGGTATTTGGGTATATTATTAGCGTTGCAGCATTATCTGACCATGATTGGCGCTATCGTGTCCATTCCATTCATTTTGACACCCGCTCTATGTATGTCCGATGAGGATCCTGATCGTGGTGTTATAATATCAACAATGATATTCGTAACAGGCATCGTTACTCTACTACAAGCCACCTGGGGTGTTCGTTTACCTATAGTACAAGGAGGTACAATATCATTTTTGGTACCCACCTTAGCAATTCTCGCGTTGCCACAATGGAAATGTCCGTCGGTCGAAGAGATTAACGCCTTAGAAGAGGAGGATCGTGTGGAATTGTGGCAGATACGTATGCGTGAGTTATCGGGTGCGATCGCTGTATCGGCCTTAGTTCAGGTTGTGCTGGGCTATACGGGTCTTGTGGGGAAAATTTTACGCTTCGTAACGCCACTTACTATAGTCCCGACTGTTTCGTTGGTCGGTCTAACACTGTTCGAACACGCTGCCGAAACTGCGTCTAAGCATTGGGGTATTGCTGTTGG TACCACAGCCATGCTAACGTTGTTCTCACAGATAATGGCGAATGTACCTGTACCGTTTCCAGTTTACCGCAAAGGTCATGGCATTGAAATACGTAACTTTCAAATTTTCCGAATGTTTCCG GTGCTCATGACTATTGCTATAATGTGGGGTCTCTGTGGAATTCTAACCGCAACCAATGTGTTTGAAGAGGGACACCCCTCACGCACAGATGTGCGTTTAAAGGTCTTGACCAATGCCAAATGGTTTTATGTGCCGTATCCATTTCAGTTCGGACTACCGTCTGTTACATTGTCTGGCGTATTGGGTATGTTGGCGGGCGTTTTAGCGTGTACTGTAGAGTCGCTCAGTTACTATCCAACGGTTTCTCAGATGTCAG GAGCACATTCTCCGCCATTACATGCCATTAATCGTGGTATTGGCACTGAGGGTCTGGGTACGGTACTAGCCGGTATTTGGGGCGCTGGAAATGGCACAAATACTTTCGGCGAAAATGTGGGAGCCATTGGTGTCACCAAG GTCGGTTCCCGTCGTGTCATACAGTGGGCCTCTTTGATAATGATCGTGCAAGGTGTAATTGGCAAATTTGGCGCTGTATTCATAATGATACCGGATTCGGTGGTTGGCGGTATCTTTTGTGTCATGTTTGGCATGATTATAGCTTTTGGACTTTCTACATTACAATATGTGGATCTGCGTTCGGCGCGAAATCTCTATATTATTGGCTTATCGATTTTCTTTCCCATGGTCTTATGTAAGTGGATGCAGGAACATCCGGGCGCCATTAATACTGGGAATGAAACGGTTGATTCGACCCTATCGGTTCTGTTGGGCACCACCATTCTTGTGGGTGGCTTATTGGGCTGTTTCTTGGATAACATTATTCCAG GTACTGCTGAGGAGCGAGGTCTTATTGAATGGGCCAATGAAATGCCACTGGGCGATGCGAATATCAATGATGGCACCGCTACGGATTATGACTTCCCATGGGGCATGGAGACTTTGAGAAA atggAAATGGACTTATTACGTACCGTTCTTACCAACATACAAACTACAAAAGACTagctaa